A window of Synchiropus splendidus isolate RoL2022-P1 chromosome 9, RoL_Sspl_1.0, whole genome shotgun sequence contains these coding sequences:
- the LOC128764665 gene encoding calcium homeostasis modulator protein 2-like, whose translation MAAAALITENFKFVSLFFKSKDVMIFNGLIALGTVASQTAYSVFAFDCPCSAGRNYLYGLAAIGVPALVLFLVGVMMNRSTWDLVSECRLRSCRKLSGAAAFALVGTIVGQAVVAPLTWVVISLLQGKAYTCALSEFTDPRTLEGFPDGQGSEVMARFPCKESVAEALQGFLAPVERRLKYESQLIGWLLVAGMALMVFLHLCLKRCSSPIGYLQESYWSEYRSSEKTLFHDTAAVHARLLAAQNVRSFFGFVALGKEEEEQLAEQKKLAPICSTNWDRVTGVYLYREKNGLPLYSRLHKWSTYSLGNDLETLEKEMDML comes from the exons ATGGCTGCGGCTGCATTGATCACAGAGAACTTTAAGTTCGTGTCCCTCTTCTTCAAGAGCAAAGATGTGATGATCTTCAACGGCCTGATCGCGCTGGGGACGGTGGCCAGCCAGACGGCCTACAGCGTCTTTGCCTTCGACTGCCCCTGCTCTGCGGGGAGGAACTACCTCTACGGCCTGGCTGCCATCGGCGTGCCAGCTCTGGTGCTCTTTCTCGTTGGTGTGATGATGAACAGGAGCACCTGGGACCTGGTGTCAGAGTGCCGGCTGAGAAGCTGCCGGAAGCTGTCGGGGGCGGCGGCGTTTGCGCTGGTGGGGACGATCGTCGGGCAGGCGGTGGTCGCGCCGCTGACCTGGGTGGTCATATCCCTGCTGCAGGGTAAGGCGTACACGTGCGCCCTCAGCGAGTTCACAGACCCTCGGACGCTCGAGGGGTTCCCTGAtggtcaggggtcagaggtcatggcAAGGTTCCCCTGCAAAGAAAGTGTTGCAGAAGCACTTCAAGGATTCCTGGCGCCAGTGGAGCGACGTCTGAAGTATGAATCGCAG CTGATCGGCTGGCTGCTGGTGGCAGGAATGGCTCTGATGGTCTTCCTGCACTTGTGCCTGAAGCGCTGCAGCTCGCCGATTGGCTACCTCCAGGAGAGCTACTGGTCCGAGTATCGATCCAGCGAGAAGACTCTGTTCCACGACACAGCAGCCGTGCACGCCCGCCTGCTAGCTGCTCAAAATGTGAGGAGCTTCTTTGGCTTCGTGGCTTTggggaaggaggaagaggagcagctggCTGAGCAGAAGAAGCTCGCCCCCATCTGCAGCACCAACTGGGACCGAGTGACGGGCGTCTACCTGTACAGGGAGAAGAATGGGCTTCCGCTCTACAGCAGGCTCCACAAGTGGTCCACGTACAGCCTGGGGAATGACTTGGAGACCCTGGAGAAGGAGATGGACATGCTTTGA
- the calhm3 gene encoding calcium homeostasis modulator protein 3: MERLKLVLQYFQSNSESISNGICIVLALVSVKLYTSFDFNCPCLPQYNKLYSLGVMIVPPFILFFLGVLVNRHTGVMMDEWMRPEGKRSKNPAVVKYLFSAMLQRALLAPMVWILVTLLDGKIFICAFSISVDPSLFSGLPNNTHLDVVKIMAKVPCKEDVIFRNSSFRKAVSRYVRCYSQAIGWSILLFLIVLGATGRLIKPCLDDHATFLQTRYWSNYLDVEQKLFDETCVLHAREFAQKCVVQFFEEMREGATLRLPHPSVMPEVQPEEERLHGITRQEQVDQLLDKWFHSKPELDVTKTSYRPRACVTWEDSRGKAICSDV; this comes from the exons ATGGAGCGGCTGAAGCTGGTGCTGCAGTACTTCCAGTCCAATTCTGAGTCCATCTCCAATGGAATCTGCATCGTCCTGGCTCTGGTCAGCGTCAAGCTCTACACCAGCTTCGACTTCAACTGCCCCTGCCTGCCGCAGTACAACAAGCTGTACTCTCTGGGTGTCATGATCGTGCCGcccttcatcctcttcttcctggGCGTCCTGGTCAACCGGCACACGGGGGTGATGATGGACGAGTGGATGAGGCCCGAGGGGAAGCGATCCAAAAACCCTGCCGTGGTCAA GTACCTGTTCTCAGCCATGCTGCAGCGGGCCCTCCTGGCCCCAATGGTCTGGATCCTGGTCACCCTGCTGGATGGAAAGATCTTCATCTGTGCCTTCAGCATCAGTGTGGATCCCTCGCTCTTCTCAG GTCTGCCCAACAACACTCACCTGGATGTGGTGAAGATCATGGCCAAGGTGCCGTGTAAAGAGGACGTCATCTTCAGGAACAGCTCCTTCCGCAAAGCAGTATCCCGATACGTTCGCTGCTACTCTCAG GCGATCGGCTGGTCCATCCTGCTGTTCCTCATCGTGCTGGGTGCGACGGGCCGCTTGATCAAACCCTGCTTGGACGACCACGCGACCTTCCTGCAGACCCGCTACTGGAGCAACTACCTGGACGTGGAGCAGAAGCTCTTCGACGAAACCTGCGTGCTGCACGCGCGGGAGTTCGCCCAGAAATGCGTGGTGCAGTTCTTCGAGGAGATGAGGGAGGGCGCCACCCTGCGACTTCCTCACCCGTCGGTGATGCCGGAGGTGCAGCCGGAGGAAGAGCGACTCCACGGGATCACCAGGCAGGAGCAGGTGGACCAGCTGCTGGACAAGTGGTTCCACAGCAAGCCGGAGCTGGACGTCACCAAAACAAGCTACAGGCCCCGCGCGTGTGTCACGTGGGAGGACAGCCGAGGGAAGGCGATATGTTCTGACGTGTAG
- the LOC128764632 gene encoding calcium homeostasis modulator protein 2-like: protein MASSMYEDLNLVSLYIKGCLIALGTVASQTAYSVFAFDCPCSAGRNYLYGLAAIGVPALVLFLVGVMMNRSTWDLVSECRLRSCRKLSGAAAFALVGTIVGQAVVAPLTWVVISLLQGKAYTCALSEFTDPRTLEGFPDGQGSEVMARFPCKESVAEELQGFLAPVEQRLKYESQLIGWLLVAGMALMVFLHLCLKRCSSPIGYLQESYWSEYRSSEKTLFHDTAAVHARLLAAQNVRSFFGFVALGKEEEEQLAEQKKLAPICSTNWDRVTGVYLYREKNGLPLYSRLHKWSTYGTDTEKCETGLLKSICRD from the exons ATGGCTTCCTCCATGTACGAGGACTTGAATTTGGTGTCGCTCTACATCAAGGGCTGCCTGATCGCGCTGGGGACGGTGGCCAGCCAGACGGCCTACAGCGTCTTTGCCTTCGACTGCCCCTGCTCCGCGGGGAGGAACTACCTCTACGGCCTGGCTGCCATCGGCGTGCCAGCTCTGGTGCTCTTTCTCGTTGGTGTGATGATGAACAGGAGCACCTGGGACCTGGTGTCAGAGTGCCGGCTGAGAAGCTGCCGGAAGCTGTCGGGGGCGGCGGCGTTTGCGCTGGTGGGGACGATCGTCGGGCAGGCGGTGGTCGCGCCGCTGACCTGGGTGGTCATATCCCTGCTGCAGGGTAAGGCGTACACGTGCGCCCTCAGCGAGTTCACGGACCCTCGGACGCTCGAGGGGTTCCCTGAtggtcaggggtcagaggttATGGCAAGGTTCCCCTGCAAAGAAAGCGTTGCAGAAGAACTTCAAGGATTCCTGGCGCCAGTGGAGCAACGTCTGAAGTATGAATCACAG CTGATCGGCTGGCTGCTGGTGGCAGGAATGGCTCTGATGGTCTTCCTGCACTTGTGCCTGAAGCGCTGCAGCTCGCCGATTGGCTACCTCCAGGAGAGCTACTGGTCCGAGTATCGATCCAGCGAGAAGACTCTGTTCCACGACACAGCAGCCGTGCACGCCCGCCTGCTAGCTGCTCAAAATGTGAGGAGCTTCTTTGGCTTCGTGGCTTTggggaaggaggaagaggagcagctggCTGAGCAGAAGAAGCTCGCCCCCATCTGCAGCACCAACTGGGACCGAGTGACGGGCGTCTACCTGTACAGGGAGAAGAATGGGCTGCCGCTCTACAGCAGGCTCCACAAGTGGTCCACGTACGGGACTGACACAGAGAAGTGTGAGACTGGTCTTTTGAAGTCCATCTGCAGAGATTAG
- the LOC128764730 gene encoding cyclin-dependent kinase 1 isoform X1 — protein sequence MNRRPNGPRTVVPQDEKGVMDDYLKIEKIGEGTYGVVYKGRHKSSGQVVAMKKIRLESEEEGVPSTAVREVSLLQELKHPNVVRLLDVLMQESRLYLVFEFLSMDLKKYLDSIPSGQYMDPMLVKSYIYQILDGIFFCHCRRVLHRDLKPQNLLIDNKGVIKLADFGLARAFGVPVRVYTHEVVTLWYRAPEVLLGSPRYSTPVDVWSTGTIFAELATKKPLFHGDSEIDQLFRIFRCLGTPNNDVWPEVESLPDYKNTFPKWKSGSLSSLVKNLDKQGLDLLGKMLIYNPPRRISAREAMLHPYFDDLDKSILPAANITRT from the exons ATGAATCGTCGCCCCAACGGCCCCCGCACTGTGGTCCCTCAAGATGAAAAG GGCGTCATGGACGATTACTTGAAAATAGAAAAGATCGGTGAAG GCACGTATGGAGTGGTGTACAAGGGCAGACACAAGTCCTCGGGTCAGGTGGTGGCCATGAAGAAGATCCGACTGGAGAGTGAAGAGGAAGGGGTCCCCAGCACGGCGGTCAGGGAGgtctctctgctgcaggagctcaAACATCCCAACGTTGTGCG actgctggACGTTCTGATGCAGGAGTCCCGTCTCTATCTAGTCTTCGAGTTCTTGTCCATGGACTTGAAGAAGTACCTGGACTCCATCCCCTCTGGCCAGTACATGGACCCCATGTTGGTGAAG aGCTACATCTACCAGATCCTGGACGGCATCTTCTTCTGCCACTGTCGCCGAGTCCTGCACCGCGACCTGAAGCCCCAGAACCTTCTCATAGACAACAAGGGGGTGATCAAGCTGGCGGACTTTGGCTTGGCTCGGGCCTTTGGCGTTCCTGTCAGAGTTTACACTCACGAG GTGGTGACGCTCTGGTACCGGGCCCCAGAGGTCCTCCTGGGCTCGCCCCGATATTCCACCCCTGTAGATGTTTGGAGCACCGGGACCATCTTTGCTGAACTGGCCACCAAGAAGCCTCTTTTCCACGGAGACTCTGAGATCGACCAGCTCTTTAGGATCTTCAG GTGTCTGGGGACTCCAAACAATGACGTGTGGCCAGAGGTGGAGAGTCTGCCCGACTACAAGAACACCTTTCCCAAGTGGAAGTCTGGCAGCCTGTCGTCGCTGGTGAAGAATCTGGACAAGCAGGGACTGGACCTGCTGGGG AAAATGTTGATCTACAACCCTCCCAGAAGGATCTCGGCTCGTGAGGCCATGCTGCACCCGTACTTCGACGACCTGGACAAGTCCATCCTGCCTGCTGCCAACATCACCAGAACTTGA
- the LOC128764730 gene encoding cyclin-dependent kinase 1 isoform X2, whose product MDDYLKIEKIGEGTYGVVYKGRHKSSGQVVAMKKIRLESEEEGVPSTAVREVSLLQELKHPNVVRLLDVLMQESRLYLVFEFLSMDLKKYLDSIPSGQYMDPMLVKSYIYQILDGIFFCHCRRVLHRDLKPQNLLIDNKGVIKLADFGLARAFGVPVRVYTHEVVTLWYRAPEVLLGSPRYSTPVDVWSTGTIFAELATKKPLFHGDSEIDQLFRIFRCLGTPNNDVWPEVESLPDYKNTFPKWKSGSLSSLVKNLDKQGLDLLGKMLIYNPPRRISAREAMLHPYFDDLDKSILPAANITRT is encoded by the exons ATGGACGATTACTTGAAAATAGAAAAGATCGGTGAAG GCACGTATGGAGTGGTGTACAAGGGCAGACACAAGTCCTCGGGTCAGGTGGTGGCCATGAAGAAGATCCGACTGGAGAGTGAAGAGGAAGGGGTCCCCAGCACGGCGGTCAGGGAGgtctctctgctgcaggagctcaAACATCCCAACGTTGTGCG actgctggACGTTCTGATGCAGGAGTCCCGTCTCTATCTAGTCTTCGAGTTCTTGTCCATGGACTTGAAGAAGTACCTGGACTCCATCCCCTCTGGCCAGTACATGGACCCCATGTTGGTGAAG aGCTACATCTACCAGATCCTGGACGGCATCTTCTTCTGCCACTGTCGCCGAGTCCTGCACCGCGACCTGAAGCCCCAGAACCTTCTCATAGACAACAAGGGGGTGATCAAGCTGGCGGACTTTGGCTTGGCTCGGGCCTTTGGCGTTCCTGTCAGAGTTTACACTCACGAG GTGGTGACGCTCTGGTACCGGGCCCCAGAGGTCCTCCTGGGCTCGCCCCGATATTCCACCCCTGTAGATGTTTGGAGCACCGGGACCATCTTTGCTGAACTGGCCACCAAGAAGCCTCTTTTCCACGGAGACTCTGAGATCGACCAGCTCTTTAGGATCTTCAG GTGTCTGGGGACTCCAAACAATGACGTGTGGCCAGAGGTGGAGAGTCTGCCCGACTACAAGAACACCTTTCCCAAGTGGAAGTCTGGCAGCCTGTCGTCGCTGGTGAAGAATCTGGACAAGCAGGGACTGGACCTGCTGGGG AAAATGTTGATCTACAACCCTCCCAGAAGGATCTCGGCTCGTGAGGCCATGCTGCACCCGTACTTCGACGACCTGGACAAGTCCATCCTGCCTGCTGCCAACATCACCAGAACTTGA
- the ncapd3 gene encoding condensin-2 complex subunit D3, giving the protein MELTSALRFLQLKDVPKAWVDAVWDAEFTESISMDNIIEEQLSVSTEQDFRNLHKCLQALQDEQLSGKDSQVLWAVLGEHGVSVKCLVAVLSFFVLNGKTKGATVERRLSCLHAASIYMLILGIPGSIANKAFHEILLDTCVDMMCHCWPQESAKKRKKDNVKSSQTDGKRAKRPHKETRRMELDDDEEEEEEEEGQIHFSTQDLVKIRDCVVILLQSLLKLLQTFPLKDFRGSANNCAQVFTKLLYFEPVVGVLSFAEPQVLTKTSIPEMSFYGLKLLCSSKHGNQEQSLNKVFTKLLYVIVMMNKGTTGRPTMLPLNQATISTRDQAIHFVCHIVDEMKELGQPLLLILLQHICYQMVEKSEFRMHGAHALGMLSSQMNCNDYASFVDWLLKYSASSKMIFRLFSVDVVMTLLEQPERNVDDCQDPKLACFLTHKFLIQNLLFPRRQDSSATVRSHALACLAQCLELSSMNATQAVHNLFSATALGSECSEASSEHPQKTYRTLPFRTVDISSSDSVIPDASGNLAHLLRRVQDVNVNVRKSALQALTGLLRHNIIPVSSENLAVLAERTRDPAVSVKKKALQCVGELISVKPNWCEVQKAWLLAVLPAVMDSEDSVKEKALEAVEHVVVKQVKPFSMDRHMDPHQRLTWDLLALLSSECQNLRRYFSRAFSIWAKRNEFSQPFLKNLISHTAADHSAAAWLLISTIAPWTKKIPCSDILDAWDNMVSSKNTSAPSCCHIISVVGHLSSQLNDDSKERIVDDVMALLKTFTMSLEMISAALQTLYQLGRRESIKQTQAFLEHHCGELLVACESYLASIFLRESGANDLNEGLMVKYLHTLGVASLHCPARVNKRLVLLVECVLTTRSENLAACQDELPVSQPLSQFRVNSLSTKVRAHGVITLGKLCLQHQDLAQKYLPVFARELEVGTEGAVRNNVLIVMCDLCVRYTNVVDLYIPNISACLRDDEAIVREHAVTMLTNLLQEEFVKWKGSLFFHFIVALVDPVPAIASLCEFSLLHLLLKKNPEMFSQHFIECIFHFNSYSKHKCYNKFPQSEREKVRFSLKGPQNREKRFRIYRFLLEHMTDAQRFSITNKISQNVLASFVDNDLDLDTDGAEILSETFNVLSLKEMKLQVIRAPAGGAAGDEAEEENTAKAVLQAAQKKAITHVQKKAFIGNTVPLIISLKTLLEQQRSPVLRDLMSYLQVTMQDYRHEVKEFFEGDEQLAAELEFAIQQAEKEKDMEERMENCSVAEERPPAAQTPVQQQPFTFATPHPPPPEAPSAQVTQSKRPGHDRSRQEDLSTKSIHLEKTVMLKGAVMDRAISTPRGVNVDLTFDEGFSAIFSDQAVSGADQDPSVLHVQSRDQRSSGPRQWNVESPLRQKTRQRLH; this is encoded by the exons ATGGAGCTAACATCGGCGCTGCGGTTTTTACAACTCAAAGATGTTCCGAAGG CCTGGGTGGACGCGGTGTGGGATGCCGAGTTCACTGAGAGCATCTCGATGGACAACATCATCGAAGAACAACTCTCAGTCTCTACAGAGCAAGATTTCCGGAACCTGCACAAGTGTTTACAGGCTCTCCAGGATGAGCAGCTATCAGGGAAAGATTCCCAG GTCCTCTGGGCTGTGCTCGGGGAGCATGGTGTGTCTGTCAAATGCCTTGTCGCCGTCTTGTCGTTTTTTGTTCTGAATGGCAAAACCAAAGGTGCGACTGTTGAGAGAAGACTGTCCTGTTTGCACGCTGCATCCATCTACATGCTGATTTTGGGCATTCCAG GGAGCATTGCCAACAAAGCTTTCCATGAGATTCTATTGGACACCTGTGTGGACATGATGTGCCACTGCTGGCCTCAAGAGTCTGCGAAAAAGCGCAAGAAAGACAACGTGAAGAGCTCCCAGACGGACGGGAAACGTGCCAAACGGCCCCACAAAGAAACTCGAAGG ATGGAGttagatgatgatgaggaggaggaagaggaggaggagggacagaTTCATTTCTCAACCCAGGACTTGGTGAAGATCAGAGACTGTGTGGTTATTTTGCTTCAGAGCCTTCTCAAGCTCTTGCAGACATTTCCTCTCAAAGATTTCCGTGGGAGCGCCAACAACTGCGCCCAA GTCTTCACAAAATTGCTCTACTTTGAGCCGGTTGTTGGAGTGTTGTCTTTTGCTGAACCGCA GGTCCTGACGAAGACAAGCATTCCAGAAATGTCCTTCTATGGCTTGAAACTGCTTTGTTCCTCTAAACATGGAAACCAAGAACAG tctctgAATAAAGTCTTTACCAAACTTCTTTACGTGATCGTCATGATGAACAAGGGAACCACAGGGAGACCCACGATGCTGCCACTCAACCAGGCGACCATCTCCACCCGCGACCAGGCCATCCACTTTGTCTG TCACATCGTGGATGAGATGAAGGAACTGGGGCAGCCATTACTTCTTATTCTCCTTCAACACATCTGCTACCAG ATGGTGGAGAAAAGTGAGTTCCGGATGCACGGAGCACATGCCCTTGGGATGTTGTCGTCTCAGATGAACTGCAATGACTATGCCAGCTTTGTTGACTGGCTCTTAAAGTACTCTGCCTCATCAAAG ATGATTTTCCGCCTGTTCTCTGTGGACGTGGTGATGACCTTGCTGGAGCAGCCGGAGAGGAATGTGGATGATTGTCAGGACCCAAAGCTGGCATGCTTCCTAACTCACAAGTTCCTCATCCAAAACCTGCTATTTCCTCGACGTCAAGACAGCTCTGCGACTGTTCGCAGTCACGCTCTGGCTTGTCTGGCTCAGTGTCTGGAGCTGTCGTCCATGAACGCCACCCAGGCGGTTCACAACCTCTTCTCTGCGA CTGCGTTGGGGAGCGAGTGCTCGGAAG CGAGTTCTGAGCACCCTCAGAAAACCTACCGCACTCTCCCCTTCAGGACGGTGGATATCAGCAGCTCAGACAGTGTGATCCCTGATG caaGTGGGAACCTGGCTCATCTCTTGAGGCGTGTGCAAGACGTCAACGTTAATGTGAGGAAGTCAGCACTCCAG GCTCTTACAGGTCTCCTCAGGCATAATATCATTCCTGTGAGTAGTGAGAATCTGGCCGTGCTGGCAGAGCGCACCAGAGACCCCGCAGtgtcagtgaagaagaaagccCTGCAGTGCGTGGGAGAGCTGATCAGC GTAAAACCAAACTGGTGTGAGGTACAGAAGGCGTGGTTACTGGCTGTGCTCCCTGCTGTGATGGACTCTGAAGACTCAGTTAAGGAGAAGGCCCTGGAAGCTGTGGAGCATGTTGTGGTGAAGCAGGTCAAGCCATTCTCCATGGACCGACACATGGATCCCCATCAGAGGCTGACCTGGGACCTGCTGGCTTTGCTGTCCAGTGAATGCCAGAATCTCAG ACGATATTTCTCTCGGGCCTTCTCTATCTGGGCCAAGCGGAATGAATTCTCGCAACCATTCCTTAAAAACCTCATTTCGCACACGGCGGCGGATCACTCTGCAGCGGCTTGGCTGCTGATTTCTACCATTGCtccatggacaaaaaaaattccCTGCAGTGATATTCTAGATGCCTGGGACAATATGGTCAG CTCCAAGAATACGAGTGCGCCATCATGCTGTCACATTATCAGTGTCGTGGGACACCTCAGCAGTCAATTGAATGACGACAGCAAGGAACGGATTGTTG ATGATGTGATGGCGTTGTTGAAAACATTCACGATGTCTCTTGAAATGATCAGTGCTGCACTACAGACGCTTTATCAACTTGGCAGGCGTGAGTCTATCAAGCAGACACAG GCATTTCTGGAGCATCACTGTGGAGAGCTGCTTGTGGCCTGCGAGTCATACTTGGCCAGTATATTCTTGCGTGAATCTGGAGCCAACGATCTGAATGAGGGGCTGATG GTTAAATACCTCCACACTCTGGGTGTGGCTTCACTGCACTGTCCTGCAAGAGTCAACAAGAGGCTGGTCCTGCTAGTGGAGTGTGTCCTGACCACACGTTCAGAAAATCTTGCTG catgCCAGGATGAACTTCCAGTTTCACAGCCTTTGTCCCAGTTCAGAGTAAATTCCCTGTCCACCAAAGTCCGTGCTCATGGAGTCATCACTTTGG GTAAGCTGTGTCTGCAGCACCAGGATCTGGCTCAGAAGTACCTCCCCGTGTTTGCCCGGGAGCTGGAGGTGGGCACTGAGGGGGCCGTACGCAACAACGTGCTCATCGTGATGTGTGATCTGTGTGTGCGATACACTAATGTGGTGGACCTCTACATCCCCAACATCTCTGCGTGTCTGCGAGATGATGAAGCCATTGTCAGGGAGCATGCCGTCACCATGCTGACCAACCTTCTTCAG GAGGAGTTTGTTAAATGGAAGGGCTCTTTGTTCTTTCACTTCATAGTAGCGCTGGTTGACCCAGTTCCTGCCATCGCTAG TCTCTGTGAattctctcttcttcacttgcTGCTGAAGAAGAATCCAGAAATGTTCAGCCAACATTTCATCGAGTGCATCTTCCACTTCAACTCCTACAGCAAGCACAAGTGCTACAACAAGTTCCCTCAAAGTGAGAG AGAAAAGGTGCGCTTCTCTCTGAAGGGGCCCCAAAACCGCGAGAAGCGCTTCAGGATATACCGCTTCCTCTTGGAGCACATGACGGACGCCCAGCGCTTCAGCATCACCAACAAGATCAGCCAGAACGTTCTAG CATCTTTCGTGGATAATGATTTGGATCTGGACACTGATGGCGCTGAGATTTTATCAGAAACCTTCAACGTCCTAAGCTTGAAGGAGATGAAGCTGCAGGTCATCAGAGCCCCTGCCGGCGGAGCTGCAGGGGAcgaggcagaggaggaaaacACGGCCAAGGCTGTCCTGCAAGCGGCGCAGAAGAAGGCCATCACTCAT GTCCAGAAAAAGGCCTTCATTGGAAACACTGTTCCTCTGATCATCAGCCTGAAAACCCTGCTGGAGCAGCAACGCTCCCCTGTTCTCCGAGACCTCATGTCATACCTGCAG GTGACCATGCAGGACTACCGTCACGAGGTGAAGGAGTTCTTTGAAGGCGACGAGCAGCTGGCTGCAGAGCTGGAGTTTGCCATTCAGCAGGCTGAGAAGGAGAAGGACATGGAGGAGCGGATGGAGAACTGCAGTGTGGCTGAAGAGAGGCCTCCCGCTGCTCAG ACTCCAGTCCAACAGCAGCCCTTCACCTTCGCCACGCCTCATCCACCACCTCCAGAAGCTCCGTCTGCACAAGTGACTCAGTCCAAACG gCCTGGCCATGATCGCTCCAGGCAGGAAGATCTGAGTACCAAGTCCATTCATCTGGAGAAAACAG TGATGCTGAAGGGAGCAGTGATGGACCGAGCCATCAGCACCCCCAGAG GTGTGAACGTGGACCTCACCTTCGATGAGGGCTTCAGCGCCATCTTCAGCGACCAAGCAG TTTCAGGTGCCGACCAGGATCCCAGTGTTCTTCATgtgcagtcacgtgaccagcg GTCCTCTGGCCCGAGGCAGTGGAACGTGGAGTCACCTCTTCGCCAGAAGACGAGGCAAAGACTTCACTAG